CGGCCTGCGATCTGACTCTGCCGTAATTTGCTGATAATATTTCTGTTTCGAGTCCGTTTCTTTCCTCCCATCCAAGGGGACTCGGGCCCCAGTACCGTCGCCATTACTTCGTCTTCCTGAATTGCTCCAAACAGGAAGTTAAAAATCGTTCTGCCCTCGACGCTCGCTGGTGTGTGCTGAGCGCCCTCGTGTGGACgatatttaaactgaccagtaaAAGGCCCAATGCGCTGAGAGCTCAAATGCATTTACCGAACgagacatttatttgaatgaaaatacaatattaaaatataacataaatgtacaaatatacatattaaaagtctgttttttaaaataaaaccagctTTTTTAATACATACGTTTAATACATACGTTGTCAGCTGAAAAGACACTCATAGGCTAACGTTACAGGAATGATCATTTAGCATTTCAACATTACAGCACATTTTCAAACTAAATGCTGAGACTTAACGTTAAATgctgtctgtttaaaaaaaagaaagaaagaaagaaagcagccAGTAGACTACCATTTGGGACAACATGAATTTACTATAAACTGAATACAATGTCATAAATTAGGCTACTATAAATTGTAAATGAAAGTATGGACTATTTCATAATATAGAGACAGCTACCTTATTTTCTACACATTTAAAGGGACTATATAATTATAGTACTTTTTTAAATTGCCCAGTCTCATATAAATCATGATCACAAAACATTTATGTCAGGCCTATATGTAAAAGGCAGATTAAAAAGTTGAGCCCcattttgactaaataaatgacacattgttaaaataaaatgcatttaaaacattttatctagCACAATTTATTTCCcacaattttatttacataatcatGCTATgttgcaaaattatattaaattctgttactttgtttgtattgttaatttgttttctgtTGGGCTCTACTGACCAACTGAGCAATTTATTCTGTAGTTGTCCAAGGTCATGAATCCTGTACACTACGACAGACACAAAACATAACTATAACATGAAAAAACttcattaaaacatacaaaaacgatcttttaataattaacaaaacatcATTAATCATGCATGACACTGGGAATGCTCGTGTATTTTGGTCAAAATGCCCACCAAATACCCAAAACATCTTTAACTTAGCTTCATCAGAGTTTTACAAGTCTGTTCTGTGTTGGATTTCACTCAGTCCAGTTCGAGTCCTCTGTGACATAAAAATACGCTTTCATAGTCTCTCTTAGTCCTTCACTGAGCAGACTCTCCTGGTCGGTTCCCTTTACCTGCCTTTGAATCCTTGACCTGATGAGAAACAAAGAAGTTATTTTATAGAAGAACTAAAATAAGCATCCTACTTAATTCTAGTAGAAGACTGGAAAGTGTGAACATACCTGGACAAATCTCTCCAGTTAAGATTGGACCTCTGGATTGATATTGGCGAGGGTCTATGCACTATAGCTCTGTTGGAGTCATGAAGTAAGCAAGGTTCACTCAGCTGACAGTACGTACTGTTAGAAGACCctgtaaatgaaagaaattaagCGCTTCTTCtctctgatttattttaaattcagatgtttttatccTCATTAAAATGCAACAGACTGTCTTTTGAAGGTGGAACAGGACTTATATTGAGCTTACAGCACCACTGCCATTTGAGCTTACGTGAGTAATAGTCCACCAACTGTGTGAGAGTGGAGAAGTAGTGGCTCTGGTGGATGTAGAACCAGCCGTTGTGGAGCTGATGGATTCTGTAGTGCTTTACACTGTGCACATGGCCTCTATCTTGTCGCATGGAAAGTGAGTAAGAACCTACAACCAAGGCATAGCATTTGTTAAGGTTAAAGCAACTGTATgcagttttgtatattttagagCCCCCCTTAAGTATGTGTTAAGTACAGTTAAGTGGAATTCACTGTGGTAAATACATTGGGTGGTTGCACATGTGCATTTGTTGCTGAGCCTTTTCATACCAGCTCAACAAACTCCCAAAATAGATTTTCACACATTATTGAGTCAGTGTAgtgacatatttaatttttgacggtaatgaaaacgaggctgtgaagAATGTAAGTACAGTGCGTTCAGATTGTAGTTATTTAACAAAGCCTGCTGATTGTTAATCTGGTgaaacttgagaaaaaaaaaactagacaagTAGACAAAGAAGAAGTAGACAAAAACTCTATAAAACAGTTTTACCTGTTCATTACATGATCTAGAACCTACAGTAGTCTGTAAATCTGTCCCTCCCAGCCTCATTTTTATAGCCTGACTAAGGTTAATTAGAAATGTGccattttgaaactgatatttcaaggtaaaaaaaaaaaaaattatactgtaacTTACAGTTGCTTTAAGAAAtagacattatttttaatacaacagaGGGCAATCAACAAATTAGCTAATTTTGTGGAGCAGACTAACCGGGGCATGACTGGCTTTCCCGAATTAGAAAACATCCAGAGTAGTTTGGAGGCAGCATAAGAAGTTGTTCTGCATTTCTCCTTGTGATCCCTTCAAACAGCCACCTTTATTCAAATAGACAAAACCCGGAAAAGTTATTAAGGGACATAATTACACAGTTTCCTAAATCTCTCAATCATCAGTGATCATATATGATATGATTAAATTAACTCCCTTATTATGATCTGATGACGTcacataactctctctctctctgcatatgCTTTTCTCTTTTCACCATTTTTATTGATAGACACAATAACAGAAAAAAGTATGGGGAGAAAAGACACAGGCCAGACTAAAACGTAGTTCTCACATGAGCGTAAAAAGTCAAAAATGCACTTATTCACTTTCACTCACATTCACTTATTTCCTTTTGTatctttgtaaaataaattaaaaaaagtttgaacatgACTGACCGATTATGCACTTTGGAAACGTAGGTGTGAGGAATGAAAAACTCTGTGCCAGTTGTTGTAGAATATACCATCAACATGTCATCATCTCTGCAACAGAAGCACACCTGTATTCACCGTAGCTAACACGTACATACATTTGTCTAGAAAAAATCTTTACTTACTCTGATATAATGTTCAGTTTGTCTCCTAAAAATATAGTGTGTTCATCAGACCTGTGGGGTGGAAAGTTACACAAGGCC
This DNA window, taken from Cyprinus carpio isolate SPL01 chromosome B11, ASM1834038v1, whole genome shotgun sequence, encodes the following:
- the LOC109098958 gene encoding src-like-adapter 2 — protein: MGCLTSRPWRQSSLHRLEDPVLMSDESSGNHMHMAVALCNFPPHRSDEHTIFLGDKLNIISEDDDMLMVYSTTTGTEFFIPHTYVSKVHNRWLFEGITRRNAEQLLMLPPNYSGCFLIRESQSCPGSYSLSMRQDRGHVHSVKHYRIHQLHNGWFYIHQSHYFSTLTQLVDYYSRSSNSTYCQLSEPCLLHDSNRAIVHRPSPISIQRSNLNWRDLSRSRIQRQVKGTDQESLLSEGLRETMKAYFYVTEDSNWTE